Genomic segment of Paenibacillus polymyxa:
TTCCGGTTTCATTAACGCAGATGCATCGCTTTTATCTACTTTCTGAGCGGCGTCATCCAAACGATCCTCCAGAGCAAAAATATGGCTAAACATGTCTAGGGCCTCATTTCCCTGCTTTTGAACAGCCAGTTCTTTTACCCGATTGATCGGATCATGCATCATCTGATTCAGCATACTTTTCGTCAAGCGGCTAATCACTTTGCGTTGCCGTTCATCCAGCTCAGGAAGCTTATTGAACAAGCTTTCCAACGTATCCTGATGTACAGACTCCGCTTTTTCCTGTAATGCACGAATCACCGGACGCACTCCCATCGTTTTCAACCATTGATAAAACTCGCTAAGCTCATCTTCGATCATATGCTCGATTTTTGTAGCTTCAGTACGGCGCATTTCCAAATTGCTCTCCACGATCCCTTCCAGATCATCAATATCGTACAGGAAAACATTCTGTAATTCACCAATAGCCGGGTCGAGATCACGCGGAACCGCGATATCAATCATAAACAAAGGACGGGACTGTCGACGTTTCATACTTGCTTCAACCCGAGTCCGATCCAGAATATAACCCTGGGCACCTGTCGAGCTAATGACAATATCCACATCCGCCAACCGATTCATGCCTTCCTCCATCGTAACCGGCGTTCCATGGAACTTGGAGGCAAGGTCTTCCGCACGGGACAGGGTTCGGTTTGCTACAATAACCTCAGCTGCTCCACCGCTGTACAAATGCTTAACAGTAAGCTCACTCATTTTACCAGCACCGAGAATCAGTACCTTTTTATCGGTAAACATCCCGAAAATCCGTTTGCCCAGCTCAACTGCTGCATAGCTGACAGATACGGCACTTTCTCCAATAGACGTCTCCGAATGGGCACGCTTGCCCAATGTGACGGCCTGCTTAAACAACATATTAAACCACGTTGCCGTAATTTTCTGGGATTGAGCCTGAAGAAAAGCGTTCTTTACCTGTCCCAAAATTTGTGTTTCTCCGATTACCATAGAATCAAGGCCACAAGTCACACGGAACAAATGCCGAATCGCCTGCTCGTCCTCATATATATATAAATGTTGTGTAAATTGATCACGTGGAATGCCAAACCATTGCTCCATAAAACTGCGTATAAAATAACCGCACATGTGAAGGCGGTCCACCACAACATATATTTCAGTCCGATTGCAGGTTGCGACAACTACGCCCTCCAACACACTTTTGGTAAGTTTGAGTTGTTCCAGCGCTTTTGGCAAATCTTCTTCTGCAAATGTAAAACGCTCTCTGACTTCCACAGGCGCCGTACGATAATTCAACCCAACAACGACGATGTGCATTGCAAATTCACCTGCCTAAACTGTAATAAGAATAACCACTGTTATCATAAACTATGTTAATTATATCACAGAAGTCCGAATGTCCTCCGGCTGTTTTATGAATTGTTTATGAAAATTGGATGACGTTCATGAATATCTAGCACGTTCTGTATGATTTGATTTAGTGTAAACCACTTTTAAAACAAATAACCATGGAAATGTTCCATGGTTATAATATAGGACGCACAAATGGCTCCATAAAAGAACGATTTACACCAACTCGGCCAGCTTGCACTCCGGTGATTCCACCTGAAGTTCTCCCAAGCCGCGAATCAGCTTCTTCGCATATGTTTTTTTCGGTTTTAGAACGGATACCAGGTAATCAATAGCCAGCTGCGGATCGACAGTCTCACCGCAAGTATAACAATCAATAGCGGCAAATCCTCTCTCAGGATACGTATGAATAGAGAGATGACTCTCCGACAACAGTACAAGCACG
This window contains:
- the speD gene encoding adenosylmethionine decarboxylase — translated: MEYSTFGRHVAVDTWGVEFELLNDAQFLEAQLVEAAEACGATVMSVQSKQFEPQGATVLVLLSESHLSIHTYPERGFAAIDCYTCGETVDPQLAIDYLVSVLKPKKTYAKKLIRGLGELQVESPECKLAELV
- the hemA gene encoding glutamyl-tRNA reductase; translated protein: MHIVVVGLNYRTAPVEVRERFTFAEEDLPKALEQLKLTKSVLEGVVVATCNRTEIYVVVDRLHMCGYFIRSFMEQWFGIPRDQFTQHLYIYEDEQAIRHLFRVTCGLDSMVIGETQILGQVKNAFLQAQSQKITATWFNMLFKQAVTLGKRAHSETSIGESAVSVSYAAVELGKRIFGMFTDKKVLILGAGKMSELTVKHLYSGGAAEVIVANRTLSRAEDLASKFHGTPVTMEEGMNRLADVDIVISSTGAQGYILDRTRVEASMKRRQSRPLFMIDIAVPRDLDPAIGELQNVFLYDIDDLEGIVESNLEMRRTEATKIEHMIEDELSEFYQWLKTMGVRPVIRALQEKAESVHQDTLESLFNKLPELDERQRKVISRLTKSMLNQMMHDPINRVKELAVQKQGNEALDMFSHIFALEDRLDDAAQKVDKSDASALMKPEAGVHEKTVQAQALPASFAPASL